One Watersipora subatra chromosome 4, tzWatSuba1.1, whole genome shotgun sequence genomic window carries:
- the LOC137394285 gene encoding uncharacterized protein, which produces MEKQLQKLREQRVNGITQVNSISNKIALAIKRHKPVDVLDSFLESLTEMMADLTSANTLYDALLNHDVEGNFSAYKLTAGKSVSEFLHSAQTVYDSTVTLIVDYEMSIKCQSATNLKQEIESLLYSNDFMLGQLDGISSNSASQSQAAVVFGEVDIFLNKLRNSVRSLKAADASGDNSDLFSSVDKCITNLEHKVVVSKQMPHLLASQKQAVTPQANQHQTKAVNKLVENIITSPQTHQSSAFNPSTSGLSGDNSNTLTSPSDSVNVTSANSMLLTTDTSVSVTDTGVSVADTSVSVTDTGVSASLSDTQTQIGASAPSTIQVSSLSTPVMTDTSVSVTDTGVSASLSDTQTQIGASAPSTIQVSSLSTPVMTDTSVSVTDTSVSASLSNTQMLPGACAPSTSQVRQNMKADRVVFSSRTPSPLVNSGLATIPEAQDVSSFRLTNRNSRYLTSTPLNSESQVRPLNLSITAAYDSSLRTGTGTGIVSNNTSTRRENSRFQKAPLPTFGGNRREWAEFRAVWLSYAYHEIDSEEERAWALKQCLKGEALSHVRAILANQPNAHERMWKRLEDLYSDASVAVKSTFLELERLKQLTEGDNKGLVSFVNTIELCYSQLGEVRQLLAVTPTQVDVLRSKLPPIIRREWMRVYSTLPTEEKIHPFTSFMKFLESERDFCIRELSEDVLKSTKHPEKDKKASAVRTHAASTADAPNRQTSSCLVHTNPKVIHNTMECRQFRKMGRKERVGLLIKHKACFRCAGLHKRENCKSTDKCSICRKEDHHTLLCKGNGGDGQGAKCPKPSSDHQAPQTQDDKTTNHAKRDMTDSVFPIQLVPVAGSTHKAVVFSDGGSNATYVATSSVRKLNGKKMGTTLLRITRVGNTTSEQRANVYRIRLVTTTGKVVPVIAYGMEEITTEVPGLDIDVLKTLFPHRNDLSDLVRQRCRVDILLGNDYYGFHPKVEIDTAGTHLSLMSGAFGRCLQGSHPSLKQGVMSNLIGSSCTEEDEKSSVDSFLTKADIKKVEMFIEAEEMATEVHPRCGGCKCGKCPIRGHDFSFQEQQELELIRNNLSYDSQQKVWVTAYPWIKEPSTLPDNYNAVFATMRSTEQNLRKRGEQWVKVYQEQIEDMICRDVARKLTADEIEKWAGPKFYISHLAVENQKSLSTPVRIVFNSSQKFQGQSLNDALAKGPDCYLTNLMGILLRWREKPAVMIGDVRKMFNSIKITKEEQHCHRFLWRDMDANRDPEIYVITRVNMGDRPAPAISAEAILKTGELMKDKYPRVNQLFQQSMYVDDIVESVDSEAEAKSLADDATQVLKEGGFNIKGWVFKGNGENMETTHVLGVEWSQSQDEIRFTPRLNFSTKRRGKHSGPDIRPKDIPVTLEPPLTKRIVLCQIMRLYDPLGILSPFIIVGKIYLRETWDLGLGWDDPLPPRMKQKWVEFLLQMGDLEQMKYDRCLMPLKAKGKPTLIILCDASDKAYGFAAYVRWKLEDNSYFCRLILAKSRIAPLKKLSTPQLELNGAVLAKRGRETILKEMRYNFDKVVHLTDSETVLCMLAKTSTRFKLYEGVRVGEVQAGTNSDEWKWVDGNSNTADWVSRGCKPCEIGPKTEWWRGPSFLYLAEGEWPTKTVADVGQKGPLPGEKSVSTHHSRATKAPTLDLNYGRFGSAKKLIWTVARLVAMAEAKSFKAGRTSNITPRHIEQSKKLLIKDVQLTMTDELTKSKRGRYARLKPTKDSEGIWVIGERMVESNPLKHTPTDPPQRLLPSMHPLSRLLMEESHRQGGHRGRDATLARFRHDYWVPQGTSLAKWVKNSCRMCRIREPKLLSQQMGCLPLGKLQQSAPFTNTVLDLFGPFPIRGEVQKRSTGKAWGVIFMDLYSRAVHIEPVFSYDTSSFLMALRRFTNIRGWPKVLYSDPGSQLTHADKELKSIWRNIDRDALYKAGTDSGMEWIFGPADAPWYQGGAEALIKSIKKCLRFCMSGQRLSAAEFLTVCTEAANVMNERPLGRIPSDDGEINMLTPNSLLLGRCFSNSLGHATQLADSSSMRADLVEQLIRYTFSKTAERISDKAQFLFTHLSIIVLKL; this is translated from the exons ATGGAGAAACAGTTGCAGAAGCTCAGGGAGCAACGTGTCAACGGCATCACTCAGGTGAACTCTATTTCAAACAAGATTGCTTTGGCAATAAAGAGACACAAACCAGTTGATGTCCTGGACAGCTTCTTAGAAAGTCTGACCGAGATGATGGCTGATTTAACATCTGCAAACACTCTTTATGATGCATTGCTGAATCATGATGTAGAGGGAAATTTTTCTGCCTATAAACTGACTGCAGGGAAATCCGTTTCTGAATTTTTGCATAGTGCCCAGACAGTGTATGACAGTACTGTGACTTTAATAGTAGATTATGAGATGTCAATCAAATGTCAGTCGGCGACCAACTTGAAGCAAGAGATTGAGTCATTGCTttatagtaatgattttatGCTAGGGCAATTAGATGGCATCTCAAGTAATAGTGCTAGCCAATCACAGGCAGCTGTTGTTTTTGGGGAAGTGGATATTTTTCTAAACAAGCTACGCAATAGTGTACGAAGCCTAAAGGCTGCTGATGCAAGCGGAGATAATAGTGATTTATTTTCTAGTGTAGATAAGTGCATTACTAACTTAGAACACAAAGTAGTAGTATCTAAGCAGATGCCTCATCTTCTTGCAAGCCAAAAACAGGCAGTGACGCCACAGGCAAATCAGCATCAAACTAAAGCAGTAAACAAACTTGTAGAGAATATCATTACCAGCCCTCAAACACATCAATCATCTGCCTTCAATCCTAGCACTTCTGGTCTCAGTGGAGACAACTCAAATACTCTCACCAGCCCTTCTGATTCTGTCAATGTTACCTCTGCTAACAGTATGCTATTGACAACTGACACCAGTGTGTCAGTAACTGACACAGGTGTGTCAGTTGCTGACACCAGTGTGTCAGTAACTGACACAGGTGTGTCAGCGTCATTGAGCGACACTCAAACACAGATCGGTGCAAGTGCACCTAGTACAATTCAGGTAAGCAGTCTAAGTACGCCCGTGATGACTGACACAAGTGTGTCAGTGACTGACACAGGTGTGTCAGCGTCATTGAGCGACACTCAAACACAGATCGGTGCAAGTGCACCTAGTACAATTCAGGTAAGCAGTCTAAGTACGCCCGTGATGACTGACACAAGTGTGTCAGTGACTGACACAAGTGTGTCAGCATCATTGAGCAACACACAAATGCTACCAGGTGCATGTGCACCGAGTACTAGTCAGGTAAGACAAAATATGAAGGCAGATCGGGTAGTCTTTTCTTCGAGAACACCAAGCCCATTAGTAAATAGTGGATTAGCCACCATCCCAGAAGCccaagatgtttcaagtttTAGGCTGACAAATCGTAACTCTCGTTACCTAACTAGCACTCCACTAAACAGTGAGTCACAGGTAAGACCTCTAAATCTCAGTATTACTGCCGCATATGATAGTAGTTTGAGGACAGGGACAGGGACAGGGATTGTGTCGAACAATACCTCCACAAGGAGAGAAAATAGTCGATTCCAAAAAGCCCCCCTTCCAACGTTCGGGGGAAACAGAAGAGAGTGGGCAGAATTCAGGGCTGTGTGGTTATCTTATGCATACCATGAAATAGACTCTGAAGAAGAACGAGCTTGGGCACTGAAACAGTGTCTTAAAGGAGAAGCTCTATCGCATGTCAGAGCGATTTTGGCCAATCAGCCAAATGCACATGAGAGGATGTGGAAGCGCCTGGAAGATCTTTACTCTGATGCCAGTGTAGCGGTTAAAAGTACGTTCCTGGAGCTTGAAAGGCTTAAACAGCTCACTGAAGGAGATAACAAAGGTCTTGTGAGTTTTGTCAACACAATTGAGCTGTGTTACAGTCAATTGGGTGAGGTACGACAACTCCTAGCAGTCACACCAACACAGGTTGATGTGCTGAGGTCGAAGCTGCCACCGATAATCAGACGCGAATGGATGAGAGTTTACTCCACACTCCCCACAGAGGAGAAGATACATCCTTTTACAAGTTTCATGAAATTCTTGGAAAGTGAGCGAGACTTTTGCATACGAGAATTGTCAGaggatgttttaaaatcaaCCAAGCATCCAGAGAAAGACAAGAAAGCTTCAGCAGTGAGGACACATGCTGCCTCCACTGCAGATGCACCAAACAGACAAACTTCATCATGCTTGGTACATACTAATCCAAAAGTCATACACAATACAATGGAGTGTCGTCAATTCAGAAAGATGGGAAGGAAGGAGAGGGTAGGCTTGTTAATCAAGCACAAGGCCTGCTTCCGCTGTGCTGGATTGCACAAGAGGGAGAACTGTAAGAGTACTGACAAGTGCTCAATATGCCGCAAAGAGGACCACCACACTCTACTTTGCAAAGGCAATGGTGGAGACGGCCAAGGAGCAAAATGCCCCAAACCATCTTCTGATCACCAAGCCCCTCAAACCCAAGATGACAAAACAACGAACCATGCAAAGCGGGACATGACAGACTCAGTGTTCCCGATTCAACTTGTTCCTGTTGCAGGATCTACACACAAGGCTGTAGTGTTCTCTGATGGGGGTTCCAATGCTACATACGTCGCCACCAGTTCAGTGAGAAAGCTCAATGGGAAAAAGATGGGAACCACCCTACTCCGAATTACTCGGGTCGGCAATACCACATCAGAACAACGGGCTAATGTATACCGAATCAGATTAGTGACCACCACTGGTAAAGTAGTACCGGTTATCGCATATGGAATGGAGGAGATCACCACAGAAGTACCGGGTCTCGACATTGATGTCCTCAAGACACTCTTTCCACATAGGAATGACTTGTCTGACTTGGTGCGGCAAAGGTGTCGGGTAGATATCCTTTTGGGCAACGACTACTATGGATTTCATCCCAAAGTGGAAATAGACACTGCAGGAACCCACTTAAGTCTTATGAGTGGAGCCTTTGGAAGGTGCCTTCAAGGTAGTCATCCGTCCCTCAAGCAAGGTGTAATGAGTAATCTGATAGGGTCTTCTTGCACAGAAGAAGATGAAAAATCATCTGTTGACTCATTTCTGACAAAAGCTGACATAAAAAAGGTTGAAATGTTCATCGAGGCTGAGGAAATGGCCACAGAGGTGCACCCCCGTTGTGGTGGATGTAAATGTGGTAAATGCCCCATCAGGGGCCATGACTTTTCTTTTCAGGAACAGCAAGAGCTGGAACTGATACGAAACAATCTGTCCTATGACAGTCAACAGAAAGTGTGGGTAACGGCATACCCTTGGATCAAAGAACCGAGCACACTCCCGGACAACTACAATGCTGTCTTTGCCACAATGAGAAGCACGGAACAAAACCTACGTAAAAGGGGGGAACAATGGGTCAAAGTGTATCAAGAACAGATTGAAGATATGATATGCAGAGATGTGGCACGTAAGCTTACAGCGGATGAGATAGAGAAGTGGGCTGGACCAAAATTCTACATCAGCCACCTTGCAGTTGAGAATCAGAAATCTTTATCCACACCAGTGAGAATCGTCTTTAACAGCAGCCAGAAATTCCAGGGTCAGTCCTTGAATGATGCACTGGCGAAAGGTCCAGATTGTTATCTGACAAATCTCATGGGCATCTTACTACGCTGGCGAGAGAAGCCCGCTGTTATGATTGGTGATGTTAGAAAGATGTTCAACTCAATCAAAATCACTAAAGAAGAACAGCACTGCCACAGGTTTTTGTGGCGAGATATGGATGCCAACAGGGACCCAGAGATATATGTCATCACAAGGGTCAACATGGGGGATCGACCGGCCCCTGCCATAAGTGCGGAGGCTATTCTTAAAACAGGGGAACTTATGAAAGACAAATACCCTCGAGTCAATCAACTGTTTCAACAATCCATGTATGTGGATGATATTGTTGAGTCAGTAGACAGTGAGGCAGAAGCTAAATCACTCGCAGATGATGCTACCCAAGTGCTAAAGGAAGGAGGATTTAACATCAAAGGTTGGGTTTTCAAGGGAAATGGAGAAAATATGGAGACAACTCACGTCTTAGGTGTAGAATGGAGCCAGTCTCAAGATGAGATTCGGTTCACACCCCGCCTCAATTTCTCAACCAAGAGAAGAGGTAAACACTCTGGACCAGATATCCGACCTAAAGATATCCCAGTAACACTGGAGCCTCCGCTGACCAAGCGCATTGTTTTGTGCCAAATTATGAGGCTCTATGACCCACTCGGGATCTTATCCCCATTCATCATAGTTGGTAAAATCTATCTCAGGGAAACCTGGGATTTGGGATTGGGATGGGATGACCCCCTACCTCCTCGCATGAAACAAAAGTGGGTCGAGTTCCTGCTTCAGATGGGAGACCTGGAACAAATGAAATATGACAGGTGTCTCATGCCTCTTAAAGCAAAGGGAAAACCTACTCTGATCATCCTTTGTGATGCTAGCGATAAAGCATATGGCTTTGCAGCCTATGTCCGCTGGAAGTTGGAGGACAACAGCTACTTCTGTCGCCTGATCTTGGCAAAGTCTCGAATCGCTCCACTCAAGAAACTATCAACGCCTCAACTTGAGTTGAATGGTGCAGTCCTCGCCAAGAGAGGTCGTGAAACAATTCTGAAAGAGATGAGGTACAACTTTGATAAAGTTGTCCATCTCACAGATTCAGAGACTGTGCTGTGTATGCTGGCAAAGACTTCCACTCGATTCAAGCTTTATGAGGGTGTCCGAGTGGGTGAAGTACAAGCTGGCACCAACAGCGATGAGTGGAAGTGGGTAGATGGTAACAGCAATACAGCAGACTGGGTCTCGCGTGGTTGCAAACCTTGTGAGATCGGCCCCAAGACGGAGTGGTGGAGAGGTCCTTCATTTCTCTATCTAGCGGAGGGCGAGTGGCCCACGAAAACCGTAGCTGACGTTGGTCAAAAAGGGCCACTGCCTGGTGAAAAGTCTGTCTCAACCCACCACTCGAGGGCAACAAAAGCACCAACATTAGACCTGAATTATGGACGCTTCGGGTCAGCTAAGAAACTGATATGGACAGTTGCACGCCTAGTCGCCATGGCTGAAGCCAAATCATTCAAGGCAGGAAGAACCAGTAACATCACCCCAAGACACATCGAGCAAAGCAAAAAGCTACTCATAAAAGATGTGCAACTAACTATGACAGATGAACTTACTAAATCAAAACGTGGTAGGTATGCCCGGCTCAAACCGACTAAGGACAGTGAAGGGATATGGGTGATAGGTGAAAGAATGGTGGAGAGTAATCCTCTGAAACACACACCAACAGACCCTCCTCAAAGACTACTGCCTAGTATGCACCCACTATCCAGGCTTTTGATGGAAGAGTCTCATAGACAAGGAGGACACAGGGGCCGAGATGCAACGCTTGCACGGTTTCGTCATGACTACTGGGTACCACAAGGAACCAGCTTGGCCAAGTGGGTAAAGAACAGTTGCAGGATGTGTCGCATCCGGGAACCCAAACTGCTCAGCCAACAGATGGGATGTCTTCCACTGGGCAAGTTGCAGCAATCAGCCCCATTCACCAACACAGTTCTAGATTTGTTTGGACCTTTCCCCATCAGAGGAGAGGTTCAAAAGCGATCTACTGGCAAAGCATGGGGTGTGATCTTCATGGATCTTTACTCAAGGGCGGTACATATCGAACCTGTGTTTTCATATGATACCAGCTCATTCCTTATGGCCCTGCGACGTTTCACCAACATCAGAGGATGGCCTAAAGTGTTGTATTCAGACCCTGGGTCACAGTTGACACATGCAGACAAAGAACTCAAGTCTATTTGGCGTAACATTGACAGAGATGCTCTGTACAAGGCTGGCACCGATAGTGGCATGGAGTGGATCTTTGGACCCGCTGATGCTCCTTGGTATCAAGGTGGCGCAGAAGCGCTAATCAAATCAATCAAAAAGTGCCTCCGCTTTTGTATGAGCGGTCAGAGACTTTCAGCCGCAGAGTTTCTGACAGTCTGCACAGAAGCGGCGAACGTGATGAACGAGAGACCTCTTGGTCGAATCCCATCAGATGATGGAGAAATAAACATGCTCACACCCAACAGTCTTCTACTCGGAAGATGTTTTTCAAACAGTCTGGGTCATGCCACTCAACTGGCAGACTCCAGTTCTATGAGAGCAGATCTAGTAGAACAG CTCATCAGGTACACTTTCAGCAAAACAGCGGAAAGGATTTCTGACAAGGCTCAGTTCTTATTCACTCATCTCAGCATAATAGTGCTGAAACTCTGA
- the LOC137394286 gene encoding protein FAM200C-like — MGSPMGSPMGSPMGSPMGSPMGSPMGSPMGSPMGSPKEEKPQYVICHKLLAFVKYVNNGNIKEEFFFCNALKKTTQASDILDKVSQFFETEKLSWGNLCSCCTDGAPSMLGSGSDFHARMKQLVLDVKGVHCMIHRQALAAKTLFE, encoded by the exons ATGGGTTCACCTATGGGTTCACCTATGGGTTCACCTATGGGTTCACCTATGGGTTCACCTATGGGTTCACCTATGGGTTCACCTATGGGTTCACCTATGGGTTCACCAAAAGAAGAGAAACCTCAGTATGTGATCTGTCATAAG TTGTTGGCCTTTGTTAAATATGTCAACAATGGAAACATCAAAGAGGAGTTCTTTTTCTGCAATGCACTCAAAAAAACTACACAAGCTTCTGACATTCTTGACAAAGTTTCACAATTCTTTGAGACTGAAAAGCTGTCATGGGGAAACTTATGCAGCTGCTGCACAGATGGCGCTCCATCAATGTTAGGATCTGGCTCTGACTTCCATGCAAGAATGAAACAGCTAGTTTTAGATGTCAAAGGCGTACATTGTATGATACACAGACAAGCTTTGGCTGCTAAAACCCTTTTTGAATAA